The following proteins are co-located in the Thermodesulfobacteriota bacterium genome:
- a CDS encoding SHOCT domain-containing protein, which yields MGQMMHYGWSCGPFAMIGAPWGSVLNLLFWALLIAGAIWLGRRLVGRNPTATSRETPLDTLKRRYAAGEIGRDDFERMKREVGA from the coding sequence ATGGGACAGATGATGCACTACGGTTGGAGCTGTGGTCCCTTCGCGATGATCGGAGCCCCGTGGGGCTCGGTCTTGAACCTCCTCTTCTGGGCCCTTCTGATCGCCGGCGCGATCTGGCTCGGGAGGCGGCTTGTGGGGCGCAACCCCACAGCGACATCGCGCGAGACCCCCCTCGACACGCTGAAGCGGAGGTATGCCGCGGGCGAGATCGGGCGGGACGACTTCGAACGGATGAAACGGGAGGTCGGGGCGTGA
- a CDS encoding c-type cytochrome — MNTKRRNRILMIGVAVGVALLAGAATAQWMGRGGGGWGGMGGMCRMMDVTSTPVDEAALPEPNSLGAELLKTKCSMCHGLVTPRQHAAPDWRPIVDRMDRRMNLMQGRGRMMGGGMTLTATERAELIDYLQRNAFQPAPAELLGAGTEAAERFGAVCGQCHAPPAPDQHRAAEWPAVVERMAKNMKNMGYGDLSEGDRRSVETYLKENAKP, encoded by the coding sequence ATGAACACGAAACGACGAAATCGCATCCTGATGATCGGCGTGGCGGTCGGGGTAGCCCTCCTGGCCGGCGCGGCGACCGCCCAGTGGATGGGCCGGGGAGGCGGTGGCTGGGGAGGCATGGGCGGGATGTGTCGCATGATGGACGTGACCTCGACGCCTGTGGACGAGGCCGCCCTGCCCGAGCCCAACTCCCTGGGCGCGGAACTCCTGAAGACCAAGTGCTCGATGTGCCACGGCCTGGTGACGCCGAGACAGCACGCGGCCCCGGACTGGCGCCCGATCGTGGATCGAATGGACCGGCGCATGAACCTGATGCAAGGGCGGGGCCGCATGATGGGCGGAGGCATGACCCTGACAGCCACCGAACGGGCGGAGCTGATCGACTACCTGCAGCGAAACGCCTTCCAGCCCGCCCCGGCCGAGCTCCTTGGTGCGGGCACCGAGGCCGCCGAACGCTTCGGCGCGGTGTGCGGGCAGTGCCACGCCCCCCCGGCCCCCGACCAACACCGCGCGGCGGAATGGCCGGCCGTCGTGGAACGCATGGCGAAGAACATGAAGAACATGGGCTACGGGGACCTTTCCGAGGGGGACCGCCGTAGCGTTGAGACCTACCTGAAAGAGAACGCGAAGCCCTAA